In one window of Streptomyces sp. FXJ1.172 DNA:
- a CDS encoding VWA domain-containing protein: MTAPGQIEVTLAVGQQKELPAAPPGAAGPAGREMHAILEIGVRSHGGPGLAAAPGHGAGPALAEVLIVDTSRSMLHPAAKLHAAKDATVAAVRLLPEGTAFAVLSGRFDATVVHPGPGRSPLAVAGPAERDAAERAVRILDADGGTAIGTWLDLARRLLKQQPAPVKHVLLLTDGRNEHDHRAAMSLENALDACEGRFVCDAWGIGDDWDAELLLGITRRLHGRAGAVRDESELTAAYEELVQGLLGTAVPELRIRLTPTPGTVIRRVTQVVPNEQELPAVPAGHGGRGTEYVTRAWGDEVRHFQAVLSADPTGRETGEDLQLAAVEVVVPDFGRPVRLPAPRPVLVRWTDNPLDASRQHPGIRRHELYQQASAAVAEAYRAWLRGTDGRAAADRALTRALVLAGELGDPQLLGALRRIEDSGDRGDSGDGGDSGDSGAGAGTGRVRAGLKDVDWQHLILSSAMTTPSESPACGLPPATPPGPGAAAEGGADPGGLIECPDCKWLGPADSAYCGGDCGRPLRGSPA; the protein is encoded by the coding sequence ATGACCGCGCCCGGACAGATCGAGGTCACGCTCGCGGTCGGCCAGCAGAAGGAACTGCCCGCCGCACCGCCCGGGGCCGCGGGGCCCGCGGGCCGGGAGATGCACGCCATCCTGGAGATCGGCGTGCGCAGCCACGGCGGCCCGGGGCTCGCCGCCGCCCCCGGTCACGGGGCGGGGCCCGCGCTCGCCGAGGTGCTGATCGTCGACACCTCGCGCTCCATGCTCCACCCCGCCGCCAAACTGCACGCCGCGAAGGACGCCACCGTCGCCGCGGTCCGGCTGCTGCCCGAGGGCACCGCCTTCGCCGTGCTCTCCGGGCGGTTCGACGCCACTGTGGTCCACCCCGGCCCCGGCCGCTCGCCGCTGGCCGTCGCCGGGCCCGCCGAACGGGACGCCGCCGAGCGGGCCGTACGGATCCTGGACGCGGACGGCGGCACCGCCATCGGCACCTGGCTCGACCTCGCCCGGCGGCTGCTCAAGCAGCAGCCGGCCCCCGTCAAGCACGTCCTGCTGCTCACCGACGGACGCAATGAGCACGACCACCGGGCCGCCATGAGCCTGGAGAACGCGCTGGACGCCTGCGAGGGCCGGTTCGTCTGCGACGCCTGGGGCATCGGCGACGACTGGGACGCCGAACTCCTGCTCGGTATCACCCGGCGGCTGCACGGCCGCGCCGGGGCGGTCCGTGACGAGTCCGAACTGACCGCCGCCTACGAGGAGTTGGTGCAGGGACTGCTCGGCACGGCCGTTCCCGAGCTGCGCATCAGGCTCACCCCCACCCCCGGGACGGTGATCCGCCGGGTCACCCAGGTGGTGCCGAACGAGCAGGAACTGCCCGCCGTCCCGGCCGGCCACGGCGGGCGCGGCACCGAGTACGTCACCCGCGCCTGGGGCGACGAGGTACGGCATTTCCAGGCCGTCCTGAGCGCCGACCCGACCGGCCGCGAGACCGGCGAGGACCTCCAGCTCGCCGCCGTGGAGGTCGTCGTACCCGACTTCGGGCGCCCGGTACGGCTGCCCGCGCCGCGCCCCGTCCTGGTGCGCTGGACCGACAACCCGCTCGACGCCTCCCGGCAGCATCCCGGCATCCGCCGGCACGAGCTGTACCAGCAGGCGAGCGCCGCCGTCGCCGAGGCCTACCGGGCGTGGCTGCGCGGCACCGACGGCCGGGCGGCGGCGGACCGCGCGCTGACACGGGCGCTGGTCCTGGCCGGCGAGCTGGGTGACCCCCAACTCCTGGGCGCGCTGCGGCGAATCGAAGACAGCGGGGACAGGGGCGACAGCGGGGACGGCGGGGACAGCGGTGACAGCGGGGCCGGTGCGGGCACGGGCCGGGTCCGCGCGGGGCTGAAGGACGTCGACTGGCAGCACCTGATCCTCTCCAGCGCCATGACGACGCCGTCCGAGTCGCCCGCCTGCGGCCTGCCGCCCGCGACGCCGCCCGGCCCCGGTGCGGCGGCGGAGGGCGGCGCCGATCCCGGCGGCCTCATCGAGTGCCCGGACTGCAAGTGGCTCGGCCCGGCCGACTCCGCCTACTGCGGAGGCGACTGCGGCCGCCCCCTGAGGGGATCCCCCGCATGA
- a CDS encoding winged helix DNA-binding domain-containing protein → MTKSSTAPVLGTRALNRATLARQLLLRRSGRSVLDALRHLAGLQAQNVNPPYYALAARLEGFAPELLAGPMAEREAVRIVTLRSTLHTHTAEDCLGLRPLAQPARDRELAAFRAGLAGVDLDRLACLARALVEAEPRTMAQLRQALGAEWPGADPRALAVAARCTLPLVQVTPRGLWGRSGRVALTTAEHWLGRPAGEPMGPADVVPRYLAAFGPASVKDMQAWAGLTRLRDAFERLRPDLLTFRDPNGVELFDLPDAPRPDPDTPAPPRFLPEYDNLLLSHADRSRVVPPEHRGRNGQGNQALRTFLVDGFLAGLWKADGGTLVIEPFGPLTKAQRDEVAEEGARTLAVLHPGTPYDIRFGGVVRR, encoded by the coding sequence ATGACGAAGAGCAGCACCGCCCCCGTCCTCGGCACCCGCGCGCTGAACCGCGCGACCCTCGCCCGGCAGCTGCTGCTGCGCCGCTCCGGGCGGTCCGTCCTGGACGCCCTGCGCCATCTGGCCGGGCTCCAGGCGCAGAACGTCAACCCGCCCTACTACGCGCTCGCCGCCCGCCTCGAGGGCTTCGCGCCCGAGCTGCTGGCCGGGCCCATGGCCGAGCGCGAGGCCGTGCGGATCGTCACCCTGCGCTCCACCCTGCACACCCACACCGCCGAGGACTGCCTCGGCCTGCGGCCGCTGGCCCAGCCGGCCCGGGACCGGGAGCTGGCCGCCTTCCGCGCGGGCCTCGCGGGCGTCGACCTGGACCGGCTGGCCTGCCTCGCCCGCGCGCTGGTCGAGGCCGAGCCGCGCACCATGGCGCAGCTGCGGCAGGCGCTGGGCGCCGAGTGGCCCGGCGCCGACCCGCGGGCCCTCGCCGTGGCTGCCCGCTGCACACTGCCCCTGGTCCAGGTCACCCCGCGCGGCCTGTGGGGCCGCAGCGGCCGGGTCGCCCTCACCACGGCCGAGCACTGGCTGGGCCGCCCCGCCGGGGAGCCCATGGGGCCGGCCGACGTGGTCCCGCGCTATCTGGCCGCCTTCGGCCCGGCCTCGGTGAAGGACATGCAGGCCTGGGCCGGACTCACCCGGCTGCGGGACGCCTTCGAGCGGCTGCGCCCGGACCTGCTCACCTTCCGGGACCCGAACGGAGTCGAACTGTTCGACCTGCCCGACGCTCCCCGCCCCGACCCGGACACCCCGGCCCCGCCCCGCTTCCTGCCCGAGTACGACAACCTGCTGCTCTCCCACGCCGACCGCAGCCGTGTCGTGCCGCCCGAGCACCGGGGCCGCAACGGGCAGGGCAACCAGGCCCTGCGTACCTTCCTGGTCGACGGCTTCCTCGCCGGGCTGTGGAAGGCCGACGGCGGCACCCTCGTGATCGAGCCCTTCGGGCCCTTGACGAAGGCCCAGCGGGACGAGGTGGCCGAGGAGGGCGCCCGGACGCTGGCCGTGCTGCACCCGGGGACGCCGTACGACATCCGGTTCGGCGGCGTCGTACGGCGCTGA
- a CDS encoding S1 family peptidase: MFGLTRARQTAAILVATAAAAATALIASPTANAAPQPIVGGTTTTTTAYPFVMQITDASGNQFCGGTLVAANKVVTAAHCMAGESTGSVRVVGGRTYLNGTDGTVSNVSKIWINPSYTDATSGNDVSVLTLSTPMPYTTAKYVSSSDTGVYAAGATARILGWGTTSENGSSSNQLRTATVPVVADSSCKSSYGSDFVQSDMVCAGYTSGGVDTCQGDSGGPLLIGGVLAGITSWGEGCAEAGYPGVYTRLTHFSDLVTTQVKS, from the coding sequence ATGTTCGGCCTCACACGTGCCAGACAGACCGCCGCGATCCTGGTGGCCACGGCCGCCGCCGCGGCGACCGCGCTCATCGCCTCCCCCACGGCGAACGCGGCTCCGCAGCCCATCGTCGGCGGTACGACCACCACGACCACGGCGTACCCGTTCGTCATGCAGATCACCGACGCCTCCGGCAACCAGTTCTGCGGCGGCACCCTGGTGGCTGCCAACAAGGTCGTGACGGCCGCGCACTGCATGGCCGGCGAGTCGACCGGCAGTGTCCGCGTGGTCGGCGGCCGGACCTATCTGAACGGCACCGACGGCACGGTCAGCAACGTCAGCAAGATCTGGATCAACCCGTCGTACACGGATGCCACCAGTGGCAACGACGTGTCCGTGCTGACCCTGTCGACGCCGATGCCGTACACCACGGCGAAGTACGTCTCCTCGTCGGACACCGGGGTGTACGCGGCCGGCGCCACGGCCCGGATCCTCGGCTGGGGCACCACCTCGGAGAACGGCAGCTCCTCCAACCAGCTGCGGACCGCGACCGTCCCCGTCGTGGCCGACTCCAGCTGCAAGAGCTCCTACGGTTCGGACTTCGTCCAGTCCGACATGGTTTGCGCCGGATACACCTCCGGTGGCGTGGACACCTGCCAGGGCGACAGCGGCGGTCCCCTGCTCATCGGGGGCGTCCTGGCAGGGATCACTTCCTGGGGCGAGGGGTGCGCGGAGGCGGGTTACCCGGGTGTCTACACCCGGCTGACCCACTTCTCGGACCTGGTGACCACACAGGTCAAGTCGTAG
- a CDS encoding ATP-binding protein, whose product MTVRRDFQEPARCRPDLLIGREELFSGARDQLASGGSVLLHGPAGIGKSTVLRALAEEYGAGARTVLRCSATESESHLPFLALADLFGLVLDDVSARLPAAQRTALESALTGRGESSLQRDGLALRLAVLSALRALAARGGVLVVADDLQWLDPASAELLGFAARRLEGTPVQLLCAVRTEGQESQEYDRHLRACPPGTLAIRLGALTRTQVAQLLDHRGHAGLPRSTVREIHRTSGGNPLFALELGRALADSPTPPRPGEPLPVPTSLRALVLSRLDMLSVEARRTLLVASAGARPTPALLHAAGRTNAEAECAQAAELGLLATEPDAPAVRFAHPLISAALYAEAPAPERRAAHAALSTAASDPIERARHLALATVGTDPEVAARLAGAAALARDRGAPSVAAQLGLLATRHTPADGVPSQEERRLQAAEDAITAGELDLARDIAREVLARAAVPADRVRAWMIVIDSAGHTMSEVDAIFPQALADAGDDPRLLALVHYQLAWRALIVEGDFTEAREAAAHAAELAARGGERRTELLSLAFQAQTETLMGHPEAPRTIKRALKEPQDPRVAWHHNGALSARFRWLVMGDQLAEARATVTALLREVRRRGSVESEVHFLRGLAETELRAGHCGRALELARDSLRLARDSGIGETASAMLTSLAEASAGDVDRALALAREAVQHAEEDGDQMYLSRALGALGYAQLVAGDPAGTVRSLRRVRRLELGLGITDPARGRWQGDLAEALVRIGEPAEAQDVIDASREHALRLGRESVLAVLDRSEALVRAAQGELEAAVGQLTSAQDRLGKLGYGLEEARAAFALARLRPRRPAAGAEGAGARRQTAAFDEATRMFRRCRALPWLRQVDEALTAPEPEPAPAAADALDALGVLAAMERQVAALVMEGATNREIAARLFISVKTVEATLTRVYRKLGIRSRVDIVRLAAAHRAK is encoded by the coding sequence GTGACCGTGCGACGGGACTTCCAGGAGCCTGCCAGGTGCCGTCCCGACCTGCTCATCGGCCGCGAGGAGCTGTTCTCCGGCGCTCGTGACCAGCTCGCCTCGGGCGGCAGTGTGCTGCTCCACGGTCCCGCCGGAATTGGGAAATCGACCGTCCTGCGGGCATTGGCCGAGGAATACGGCGCCGGCGCGCGCACCGTGTTGCGCTGCTCGGCCACCGAGTCCGAATCCCACCTTCCCTTCCTGGCCCTCGCCGACCTCTTCGGGCTGGTCCTCGACGACGTCTCCGCCCGGCTGCCCGCCGCCCAGCGCACCGCCCTGGAGTCGGCGCTCACCGGCCGCGGCGAGTCCAGCCTCCAGCGCGACGGCCTCGCCCTGCGCCTCGCCGTGCTCTCCGCGCTGCGCGCGCTGGCCGCCCGGGGCGGCGTCCTCGTCGTCGCCGACGATCTGCAGTGGCTGGACCCGGCCAGCGCCGAACTGCTCGGCTTCGCCGCCCGGCGCCTGGAGGGCACCCCGGTGCAGCTGCTGTGCGCGGTGCGCACCGAGGGCCAGGAGAGCCAGGAGTACGACCGGCACCTGCGCGCCTGCCCGCCGGGCACCCTCGCGATCCGGCTCGGCGCGCTGACCCGCACCCAGGTCGCCCAGCTGCTCGACCACCGCGGTCACGCCGGGCTGCCCCGCTCCACGGTCCGCGAGATCCACCGCACCTCCGGCGGCAATCCGCTGTTCGCCCTGGAACTGGGCCGGGCCCTCGCCGACAGCCCCACCCCGCCCCGGCCGGGCGAGCCGCTGCCGGTGCCGACCTCGCTGCGCGCGCTCGTCCTCAGCCGCCTGGACATGCTCTCCGTCGAGGCCCGCCGCACCCTGCTGGTGGCCAGCGCCGGCGCCCGCCCCACCCCGGCGCTGCTGCACGCGGCCGGCCGGACCAATGCCGAGGCCGAGTGCGCCCAGGCCGCCGAACTGGGGCTGCTGGCCACCGAGCCCGACGCCCCCGCCGTACGGTTCGCGCACCCGCTGATCTCCGCCGCGCTGTACGCCGAGGCGCCCGCGCCCGAGCGGCGCGCCGCGCACGCGGCCCTGTCCACCGCCGCCTCCGACCCGATCGAGCGGGCCCGGCACCTGGCGCTGGCCACCGTGGGCACCGACCCGGAGGTGGCGGCCCGGCTCGCCGGGGCCGCCGCCCTCGCCCGGGACCGGGGCGCCCCCTCCGTCGCGGCCCAGCTGGGCCTGCTCGCCACCCGGCACACTCCCGCCGACGGTGTGCCGAGCCAGGAGGAGCGCCGGCTGCAGGCCGCCGAGGACGCGATCACCGCGGGCGAGCTGGACCTGGCCCGCGACATCGCCCGCGAGGTGCTCGCCCGGGCGGCCGTGCCCGCCGACCGGGTGCGGGCCTGGATGATCGTCATCGACAGCGCCGGGCACACCATGTCCGAGGTGGACGCTATCTTCCCGCAGGCCCTCGCCGACGCCGGCGACGACCCCCGGCTGCTGGCCCTGGTGCACTACCAGCTGGCCTGGCGGGCCCTGATCGTGGAGGGCGACTTCACCGAGGCCCGCGAGGCCGCCGCGCACGCCGCCGAGCTGGCCGCGCGCGGCGGGGAGAGACGCACCGAGCTGCTCTCCCTCGCCTTCCAGGCGCAGACCGAGACCCTGATGGGCCACCCGGAGGCGCCCCGCACCATCAAGCGCGCCCTGAAGGAGCCCCAGGACCCCCGGGTGGCCTGGCACCACAACGGGGCGCTCAGCGCCCGGTTCCGCTGGCTGGTCATGGGCGACCAGCTGGCCGAGGCCCGGGCGACGGTGACCGCGCTGCTGCGCGAGGTGCGCCGGCGCGGCTCGGTGGAGAGCGAGGTGCACTTCCTGCGCGGCCTCGCCGAGACCGAGCTGCGCGCCGGGCACTGCGGGCGCGCGCTGGAGCTGGCCCGCGACAGCCTGCGCCTGGCCCGGGACTCCGGGATCGGCGAGACCGCCTCGGCGATGCTCACCTCGCTCGCGGAAGCCTCCGCCGGCGACGTCGACCGGGCCCTGGCGCTCGCCCGGGAGGCGGTGCAGCACGCCGAGGAGGACGGCGACCAGATGTATCTCTCCCGGGCCCTGGGCGCGCTCGGGTACGCCCAGCTGGTGGCCGGGGATCCGGCGGGCACGGTGCGCTCGCTGCGCCGGGTGCGCCGGCTGGAGCTGGGGCTCGGCATCACCGACCCGGCGCGCGGCCGCTGGCAGGGCGACCTGGCCGAGGCGCTGGTGCGGATCGGTGAACCGGCGGAGGCGCAGGACGTCATCGACGCCAGCCGTGAGCACGCCCTCAGGCTCGGCCGGGAGAGCGTCCTCGCCGTCCTGGACCGCTCCGAGGCGCTGGTGCGGGCCGCCCAGGGCGAGCTGGAGGCCGCCGTGGGCCAGCTGACGTCCGCTCAGGACCGGCTCGGCAAGCTCGGCTACGGGCTGGAGGAGGCGCGGGCCGCGTTCGCGCTCGCCCGGCTGCGGCCGCGGCGCCCCGCGGCAGGCGCGGAGGGGGCCGGGGCCCGGCGGCAGACGGCGGCCTTCGACGAGGCCACCCGGATGTTCCGCCGCTGCCGGGCGCTGCCCTGGCTGCGCCAGGTGGACGAGGCCCTCACCGCCCCCGAGCCGGAACCGGCGCCGGCCGCGGCGGACGCCCTGGACGCACTCGGCGTGCTGGCCGCGATGGAGCGCCAGGTCGCCGCGCTGGTCATGGAGGGCGCCACCAACCGGGAGATCGCCGCCCGGCTGTTCATCAGCGTCAAGACGGTGGAGGCGACCCTGACCCGGGTCTACCGCAAACTGGGGATCCGGTCGCGGGTCGACATCGTCCGATTGGCGGCGGCCCACCGCGCGAAGTGA
- a CDS encoding helix-turn-helix transcriptional regulator, with product MTAEAAGTVEIGGALARLRRATGLPVAFGGLLESGRPRIRISELSGTHTASLRALAVTSGNGLGGKAVALARPCAVTDYSSSRQISHEYDVQVAAEGIRSVLAVPVVVRRRVRGVLYGALRSAQPLGDRTLGAAMAVARDVEQSLVVRDEARGLLAAARPEPADGSRAAAWEQVREAHAALRALAPRITDPQLRAELLAACGLLTAPRPAQGTALAPRELDVLSWVAAGATNAAVAERLGLRPETVKGYLRSAMRKLGAHTRGEAVTAARRGGLLP from the coding sequence GTGACGGCAGAGGCGGCGGGGACAGTGGAGATCGGTGGTGCGCTGGCCCGGCTGCGGCGGGCGACGGGCCTGCCGGTCGCGTTCGGCGGGCTGCTCGAGTCGGGCCGGCCGCGGATCCGCATCAGCGAGCTGAGCGGCACGCACACGGCGTCGCTGCGCGCGCTCGCGGTGACCTCCGGCAACGGGCTCGGCGGCAAGGCGGTGGCGCTGGCCCGGCCGTGCGCGGTGACGGACTACTCCAGCTCCCGGCAGATCAGCCACGAGTACGACGTCCAGGTGGCCGCCGAGGGCATCCGCTCGGTGCTCGCGGTGCCGGTGGTGGTCCGGCGCCGGGTGCGCGGGGTGCTCTACGGCGCGCTGCGCTCGGCCCAGCCGCTCGGCGACCGCACGCTGGGCGCGGCCATGGCCGTCGCGCGGGACGTGGAGCAGTCGCTGGTGGTGCGGGACGAGGCGCGGGGGCTGCTGGCGGCGGCCCGGCCGGAGCCGGCCGACGGCTCCCGGGCGGCCGCCTGGGAGCAGGTGCGCGAGGCGCACGCCGCGCTGCGGGCGCTGGCGCCCCGGATCACGGACCCGCAGCTGCGGGCGGAACTGCTGGCCGCGTGCGGGCTGTTGACCGCGCCGCGCCCGGCCCAGGGCACGGCTCTGGCGCCGCGCGAACTGGACGTGCTGTCCTGGGTGGCGGCGGGGGCCACCAACGCGGCGGTGGCCGAGCGCCTCGGTCTGCGCCCGGAGACGGTCAAGGGCTATCTGCGCTCCGCGATGCGCAAGCTGGGCGCCCACACACGAGGGGAGGCGGTGACGGCGGCCCGCAGGGGCGGGCTGCTGCCGTAG
- a CDS encoding ABC transporter substrate-binding protein codes for MSAPHTGPAPAAAPHRRPRPRTVAVLAGCLILLAAALVAGVRALGQEPTVTLLANWTGTDERDFRDTVLKPFERAHHIHVDYQGSSAESQVLGADVEAGTPPDVVVLTGPGELAAYARQGRLKPLEDLVPRGGFGASWTTALDGHVYWFPLKADLKSIVWYPAGTGGRALAGAAREPGQWCVGMGSGATSGWPGTDWIEDILLQQSGPDAYQRWARGTLPWRSAQVKGAWTTWGRMLGAGGDPDLVRRALKTPYQNASVPVTRTPRGCTLEHQGSFIRTADAWKRADGRYEPSARLIPGARTTGAWEVSGDLVALLHATGEARTLIRYLASADVQRAWNARESGFSVSPAAQSAPAGAGAAWHRSLAATLLDDRAVHCFDASDAMPPSVRDAFAEATIEFLAHPGHLDALLKNLDLLRLAPGLTWLQSVCDRLPGTG; via the coding sequence GTGAGCGCCCCGCACACCGGCCCCGCGCCGGCCGCCGCCCCGCACCGCCGCCCCCGCCCCCGTACGGTCGCCGTGCTGGCGGGCTGTCTGATCCTGCTCGCGGCCGCCCTCGTGGCCGGCGTACGCGCCCTCGGACAGGAGCCGACCGTCACCCTGCTGGCCAACTGGACCGGCACCGACGAGCGCGACTTCCGCGACACGGTCCTGAAGCCGTTCGAGCGCGCGCACCACATCCACGTCGACTACCAGGGCAGCTCCGCCGAGAGCCAGGTGCTCGGCGCCGACGTCGAGGCCGGGACACCGCCCGACGTGGTGGTGCTGACCGGGCCCGGCGAACTCGCCGCCTACGCCCGGCAGGGCCGGCTGAAACCGCTGGAGGACCTCGTGCCCCGGGGCGGCTTCGGCGCGTCCTGGACCACCGCGCTGGACGGGCACGTGTACTGGTTCCCGCTCAAGGCCGACCTGAAGAGCATCGTCTGGTACCCGGCCGGCACCGGCGGGCGGGCGCTGGCCGGGGCCGCGCGCGAGCCCGGCCAGTGGTGCGTCGGCATGGGGTCCGGGGCGACCAGCGGCTGGCCCGGCACCGACTGGATCGAGGACATCCTGCTGCAGCAGTCCGGCCCGGACGCCTACCAGCGGTGGGCGCGCGGCACCCTGCCCTGGCGGTCGGCGCAGGTGAAGGGGGCCTGGACGACCTGGGGCCGCATGCTGGGCGCCGGAGGCGACCCGGACCTGGTGCGGCGGGCGCTGAAGACGCCGTACCAGAACGCCTCCGTGCCGGTCACCCGCACCCCGCGGGGCTGCACGCTGGAGCACCAGGGGTCGTTCATCCGCACCGCCGACGCCTGGAAGCGCGCTGACGGCCGCTACGAACCCTCGGCCCGGCTGATCCCCGGCGCGAGGACCACCGGCGCCTGGGAGGTCTCCGGCGACCTGGTCGCCCTGCTGCACGCCACCGGCGAGGCCAGGACCCTGATCCGGTACCTCGCCTCGGCCGACGTCCAACGGGCCTGGAACGCCCGGGAGTCCGGCTTCTCCGTCAGCCCCGCCGCCCAGTCCGCCCCCGCCGGCGCGGGCGCCGCCTGGCACCGCAGCCTCGCCGCGACCCTCCTGGACGACCGGGCGGTGCACTGCTTCGACGCCTCCGACGCGATGCCGCCCTCGGTGCGCGACGCCTTCGCCGAGGCGACGATCGAGTTCCTCGCCCACCCCGGCCACCTGGACGCCCTGCTGAAGAACCTGGACTTGCTGCGCCTGGCTCCCGGCCTGACCTGGCTGCAGTCGGTGTGCGACCGCCTGCCGGGCACGGGCTGA